Proteins encoded in a region of the Anopheles aquasalis chromosome 2, idAnoAquaMG_Q_19, whole genome shotgun sequence genome:
- the LOC126569180 gene encoding uncharacterized protein LOC126569180, giving the protein MESIDWRCRPILIAWTGEECESAVTLATNYPAGITLNAQVFVWLHRMHDGHRFVALDVSNRSKMIAVFRLIQQLLPNEVLSLDRSDYRVNYDNCLQVACGYSSLEIVDLLIASGASLPMGSGPNDRTPFMAACEMARVPTIEHADCFDPTARREDGKNVVHLLVQQQKPTLLERLMDRLVQYRVKKFRETDFQAFNEMFCYRPDSEYAYDHLWYYVRSPAMKKLCAKYVEQYQLDVSTPLNDTILLEYLIREDLFLDYCYKAIKNDLSLLRVCGSNDELAILHTLILCKRLAFVEELYRDHGDIVKSIYEADTREPSQAHVAIRYLVREADETGLQFVLQHHREYYGRDVDKLQESTVDMFECKELVQKSNRIVDLLLQTFPELRDAISIAKNARKQAYELDQDFYGLFDRLRNSFSETVQQLEADGKQLEHYRDESDQRSFLHVAAFYGDLTLMQHLLERSGCDVLQSDRQSLLPIHLTDEESVFELLLAKNETAQLAYLTEKGYNLLHICCQRGFRGSNALERLCANGFDVNGAAPEGQLPLSLARCCTMVRFLLEHGARVELLNEQLVEDNLSTMRGCAAWELLPHIVHLEWFGRIAHRYLSWMVGSKSRDSFSCSHEDELTAHEDIRRILFDSLYNHSRQQASEMFATVCYRAIVCCSRWFLDYDYDLDYDHADDTGYTPLLALVSYMEMPNYDIIERLLGKSINVNAVNVWKQTPLMLFVTRFQSAQWYGHTVKTARLLVNRGVQIDAQDEDGNTALHLAFSEEHWELVVFLIECNANLALKNAAGKVACEMIPAFKQSLYAFMSRL; this is encoded by the exons ATGGAATCAATCGATTGGAGGTGCAGACCCATCCTGATTGCCTGGACAGGGGAAGAATGCGAAAGTGCCGTCACCTTGGCGACAAACTATCCCGCTGGAATCACGCTGAACGCGCAAGTTTTCGTTTGGCTCCACCGTATGCACGATGGACATCGATTCGTGGCGTTGGATGTTAGCAACCGGAGCAAGATGATCGCCGTGTTCCGATTGATCCAGCAGCTTCTTCCGAACGAGGTGCTCTCGCTGGATCGAAGTGACTACCGGGTGAACTACGACAACTGTCTTCAGGTGGCGTGCGGTTACTCCTCTCTGGAAATAGTGGACCTATTAATAGCCAGCGGTGCCTCGTTGCCCATGGGCTCTGGCCCAAACGATAGAACACCGTTTATGGCAGCGTGCGAGATGGCACGGGTGCCTACGATCGAGCACGCCGATTGTTTCGACCCAACCGCCCGGAGAGAGGATGGCAAGAATGTAGTGCATTTGTTAGTGCAACAGCAAAAGCCTACGCTGTTGGAACGGCTGATGGATCGTTTGGTGCAGTACCGTGTGAAGAAGTTCCGCGAAACGGATTTCCAAGCATTCAACGAAATGTTCTGCTATCGGCCTGATTCGGAGTATGCGTATGACCACCTGTGGTACTATGTACGATCGCCAGCAATGAAGAAACTGTGCGCCAAGTACGTCGAACAGTATCAGCTGGATGTATCTACGCCCCTGAACGACACGATCTTACTAGAGTATCTGATCCGTGAGGACCTGTTCTTAGATTACTGCTACAAAGCGATCAAGAATGATCTGTCGTTATTACGCGTGTGCGGTAGTAACGATGAGTTGGCCATACTACACACGCTGATCTTGTGCAAACGGTTAGCATTCGTCGAGGAGCTATATCGTGACCATGGCGATATTGTCAAGTCCATCTACGAAGCGGACACTCGCGAACCAAGCCAAGCACATGTGGCAATACGTTACCTGGTGCGAGAAGCAGATGAGACCGGATTGCAGTTTGTACTGCAGCACCATCGGGAGTACTACGGCCGCGATGTAGACAAGCTGCAGGAGTCAACCGTTGACATGTTTGAGTGCAAGGAATTAGTCCAAAAAAGCAACCGAATCGTCGATCTACTACTGCAAACCTTTCCTGAGCTTCGAGATGCGATCAGCATAGCAAAGAACGCCCGGAAACAAGCATACGAGCTTGATCAAG ACTTTTACGGTCTGTTCGACCGGTTGAGGAATAGTTTCTCGGAAACCGTGCAGCAGCTGGAGGCGGATGGAAAGCAACTCGAACACTATCGAGATGAAAGCGATCAGCGATCATTCCtgcatgttgctgctttcTACGGTGATCTAACCCTCATGCAGCATCTACTGGAACGATCAGGCTGTGACGTCTTGCAATCCGATAGGCAAAGTTTGCTACCAATTCACTTAACCGACGAAGAGAGTGtcttcgagctgctgctggccaaaaacgaaacagctCAGCTAGCGTACTTAACGGAGAAGGGCTACAATCTGTTGCATATTTGCTGCCAACGTGGCTTCCGCGGATCGAACGCCCTTGAGCGGTTGTGCGCGAATGGATTTGATGTGAATGGAGCTGCACCAGAAGGCCAGCTTCCCCTATCGTTAGCGAGATGCTGTACAATGGTCAGATTTTTGTTGGAACATGGTGCACGCGTGGAGCTACTGAATGAACAGCTCGTGGAAGATAATCTGTCGACTATGCGCGGCTGTGCGGCATGGGAGCTCCTACCGCACATTGTACATCTGGAATGGTTCGGTCGAATAGCGCACCGTTACCTATCGTGGATGGTTGGTTCGAAAAGTAGGGATTCCTTCTCGTGCAGCCATGAGGATGAGCTGACCGCACATGAGGACATTCGTCGAATCCTGTTCGATAGCCTTTACAACCACTCGCGCCAGCAGGCATCGGAAATGTTTGCTACCGTTTGCTACCGGGCAATCGTTTGCTGTTCGCGCTGGTTCCTTGATTACGATTACGATCTTGATTACGATCATGCCGACGACACGGGCTACACGCCTCTGCTCGCTTTGGTGAGCTACATGGAGATGCCGAACTACGATATCATCGAACGATTGCTAGGGAAATCAATCAACGTGAATGCGGTCAACGTTTGGAAGCAGACGCCGCTAATGCTTTTCGTAACACGCTTTCAATCGGCCCAGTGGTACGGTCATACCGTGAAAACGGCCCGGCTGCTGGTGAATCGGGGCGTCCAGATTGATGCACAGGATGAGGATGGCAATACGGCTTTGCATCTAGCGTTCAGTGAAGAACACTGGGAGTTGGTGGTGTTCTTGATTGAGTGTAACGCGAATCTAGCCCTAAAGAATGCTGCCGGTAAAGTAGCGTGTGAAATGATTCCCGCTTTTAAGCAAAGTTTGTACGCATTTATGAGTAGGCTTTGA
- the LOC126571967 gene encoding uncharacterized protein LOC126571967, with protein MPDWRERDDSDRSYGGGGGGGGGDSYGSYDRERRDYRSDRGGYDRNGGGGGYRSGGGSSGGYGGRRDDDGGYRGGGGGYRGSGGAGGGAGGGSRGPPRIDPATAKTEVFEVEADKVKFIIGRGGNKIREIQDRCRVSVQIDKARNENGANNVSVMGDQLNIDRARDMINTIINDDRRDREDDRRRDGGGY; from the exons ATGCCAGACTGGCGAGAGCGTGACGATTCGGACCGCAGctatggcggtggtggtggtggtggtggtggcgatagCTATGGTAGCTACGACCGCGAGCGCCGCGATTACCGCAGCGACCGCGGCGGATACGAccgcaacggtggtggcggtggatacCGTTcgggcggtggcagcagcggaggATACGGTGGCcggcgtgatgatgatggtggctaccgaggcggcggtggcggttaCCGAGGCAgcggcggtgctggcggtggagcAGGTGGTGGCAGCCGCGGCCCGCCCAGGATTGACCCGGCCACGGCCAAGACCGAGGTGTTCGAGGTCGAGGCGGACAAGGTGAAGTTTATTATTGGCCGCGGCGGTAACAAGATCCGCGAAATCCAGGACCGTTGCCGTGTGTCGGTGCAGATTG ACAAGGCTCGCAACGAGAATGGCGCCAATAATGTATCGGTGATGGGCGACCAGCTGAACATTGATCGTGCCCGTGACATGATCAACACGATCATCAACGATGACCGGCGGGACCGTGAGGACGATCGGCgtcgtgacggtggtggctacTAA
- the LOC126571966 gene encoding microtubule-associated protein futsch-like has product MNQEEIPTRVTRGALRRRSVDQDATPQKPVATTGVSGTPKKTTSTTKKAAALDAIQESDVARPSTPVGGRNKRRGASETAESPPPAPLSNKLVQSLKDAESERSSGRRSRNSSLSEENVNAFNASMDAGGNRPRTPARLRSSQEVLTSTPQTAPAGLRRSTRRNSVTSDDGSISVQSLPVTSAAKTVGAGLRVLKDETILEEDGSDEREGSISSEVPSRNNAHRKSLVPKTSSLSPREENGSPRRGLQHEITPTRGASKSPNLGSALRQPNSSTRPKNVSFSEALKSEDEPTAYPKTPLTTEKKCMLVLRDLRDTSLVEGELRVNAEISVSSHQAALIGNMKAKTPSKAEPIASNNVSVSKKTESPSPSPSGASSKEEPSESSSGNVANEETTVHDTSEVAIEQMPVTGASDISGVDIMEASIVDAPVSPLKSVKKDERLSNSWTQSVRGSNAQSIDKFSEQKQEIDQIELKKQEEASKALLRSPLVSEKSTQQHDCTDDEQADEQADEDETPVGEKSLWLDDEAMEVDGYQSGDSMDSEERREMEQNEIPIDGEDLGSEDTEEEDEQDEDNDSFIVPDDEVETELEEESDVESGVTGEESESNEGHNDKNRSQVSNNRSPQKLPKEDEIKETAKSPCTPKNTNSSKKSVATPSGTPVREETANVSKTPAKANTPTQKSPALSEKFYSPSTEVATAEAVTSPGQEKNVDDDVSFMRSTSPQESDSAEETLDATETAGFGDASLREANKPSKPVSRKSMPAGSKVSDGATPLHTMSARKSLPANVKPSISDAAPSQAKAAATSAGNVSVEKEVVEESDDEDMFHDTVEIVIPDEQTSQSASPNGKSNELSDQIITNKQDIPDEQQNNKEEEEEEDGDVNSIDDGEKKHGRKSMPTVPLTSAQFYLGGAKKRNTIAVGNTMPSSAEPKPTKEQHVPAEENSKLSPSTQSSSLVTNPFAKIKSPAAKSGSRLSLDSSVPAVVDKTVTKKRNSLPSTAENGREVQSDAMEVDEELDEAEKEPKIDSADEGNSDGDEKSDEEEQEKSSPHIKKQQQPKAAKPLEAFDLEAVLSRCNEVVRATKERKKQSASALQKKKDQKKRLREREVSDQATDDGEGQQEQKRNHVTTDEEKGVDTKMQQQDRSDGDGASKKKKRKKKVKNYLLEELAEVKKDRVAQALQHKLEQIERRKQLKKERRQAKKMLQNGENGADSPAVGIGAKLEKVKRKKEKKEAIRKLLNGSTEEVTVEEPPKPIVRAAVSAYAALRLTETIQVSDAPNAVSNGTSSNSVGKKQKHAAASQQKPRKGETMQASTSATVPKKSLSVTDATIHEDAKRKTAAVAVVSHSDGQLVVGKKAKVRAAHGAFEQQQQSQPKKVVPVLGEQKNNDLPVKSSKKSQLLKLKPGKAAAEASVLENPVTKKEKLNSKVAIKSSASLPPPTATIVSKALREVRATFDHSKEVKALKEKKKLKKTQNENVNEAANGTPAPVVKLTKRKRSLEDGGATVAGPLTPKPPAKQSKLKALQRLVNDFVEISVTPEKERLRRNFGFEERQATPKPVGFKVRSVLPTEAEELRSMGEGGRKMKGKPSGASIPEPNHSLPLPVWTSSGFFLEQDDLPKKSNKTAAGAGAPPKRDTDKANNNYIPVKEHRGFKLKTLRQGGSKGGAAANPNRIDTSTVSSSILSFKRQQLLDRTAHLREKKAK; this is encoded by the exons ATGAATCAGGAGGAGATTCCGACGAGGG TTACTCGCGGTGCCCTCCGGCGACGTTCTGTCGATCAGGACGCCACACCACAGAAACCGGTCGCAACCACCGGGGTTTCTGGAACACCGAAGAAAACCACAAGCACAACTAAAAAAGCCGCGGCCTTGGACGCCATTCAGGAGAGCGATGTCGCTAGACCCTCCACACCGGTCGGTGGAAGGAATAAGCGACGCGGAGCGTCAGAAACGGCGGAAAGCCCGCCACCAGCTCCGCTTAGTAACAAACTGGTTCAATCGCTGAAAGATGCCGAATCGGAAAGATCGTCGGGACGCCGGTCCCGCAACTCTTCGCTGAGCGAGGAAAACGTTAATGCCTTCAATGCCAGCATGGATGCCGGTGGAAACCGTCCGCGTACTCCCGCACGGCTGCGATCGTCGCAGGAAGTGCTTACCAGCACCCCGCAGACGGCACCCGCTGGACTAAGACGATCGACGCGACGGAACAGCGTAACTTCAGATGATGGATCAATTTCGGTGCAGTCGTTGCCGGTAACCAGTGCCGCTAAGACGGTGGGTGCTGGTTTGCGGGTGCTCAAGGATGAAACGATACTCGAGGAGGATGGAAGCGACGAACGCGAGGGATCCATCAGCTCGGAAGTGCCAAGCCGCAACAACGCTCATCGCAAATCGCTGGTACCTAAGACGTCCTCTCTGAGCCCCAGGGAAGAAAACGGTTCGCCCAGACGTGGTTTACAGCACGAAATCACGCCTACACGGGGTGCGTCAAAATCACCTAACCTTGGCTCTGCGCTACGACAGCCGAATAGCTCGACACGGCCAAAGAATGTTTCGTTCTCGGAGGCACTGAAATCGGAGGATGAGCCAACTGCCTATCCTAAGACGCCGCTCACAACGGAGAAAAAATGCATGCTTGTTTTGCGGGATTTACGTGACACATCACTAGTGGAGGGTGAGCTGAGGGTTAATGCCGAGATCAGTGTTTCGAGCCACCAGGCGGCATTAATCGGAAACATGAAGGCAAAGACCCCGAGTAAAGCTGAACCGATTGCATCGAATAATGTTTCTGTAAGCAAGAAAACGgagtcaccatcgccatccccATCAGGTGCGTCGTCGAAAGAAGAGCCTTCCGAATCGTCCTCCGGAAACGTAGCAAACGAGGAAACGACAGTACACGACACATCGGAGGTCGCCATTGAGCAAATGCCGGTCACTGGTGCGAGTGATATTAGCGGTGTCGATATCATGGAAGCATCGATTGTGGACGCACCGGTAAGCCCATTGAAGTCAGTTAAAAAGGATGAGCGGCTTTCCAACTCCTGGACCCAGTCTGTGCGCGGAAGCAACGCCCAGAGCATCGATAAGTTTAGtgagcagaagcaggagaTCGATCAGATTGAGCTAAAGAAGCAAGAGGAAGCATCCAAAGCATTATTGCGCTCGCCGCTGGTTAGTGAGAAATCGACTCAACAGCACGATTGCACTGATGATGAGCAAGCTGATGAGCAGGCTGACGAAGATGAAACACCAGTTGGGGAAAAAAGCTTATGGCTAGACGATGAAGCGATGGAAGTGGATGGCTATCAATCTGGTGATTCGATGGACAGCGAGGAACGGCGTGAGATGGAACAGAACGAAATTCCCATCGATGGCGAGGATCTCGGTAGCGAGGACacggaagaggaagacgagCAGGATGAAGATAATGACTCGTTTATCGTTCCCGACGATGAAGTAGAAACGGAACTTGAGGAAGAGTCGGATGTAGAAAGTGGTGTTACTGGCGAGGAAAGCGAGTCCAATGAGGGCCATAATGACAAGAACAGATCACAGGTTTCTAACAACCGATCTCCCCAAAAGCTCCCGAAAGAGGATGAAATTAAAGAGACGGCCAAGAGTCCGTGTACTCCCAAGAATACGAACAGTTCGAAGAAATCAGTGGCTACGCCTAGCGGTACACCAGTAAGGGAAGAAACCGCAAATGTCAGCAAAAcaccagcaaaagcaaatacTCCGACTCAAAAATCGCCTGCGCTTTCTGAGAAATTTTATTCTCCAAGTACagaagtagcaacagcagaagcagtaacATCACCGGGACAAGAGAAGAATGTCGATGACGATGTATCATTTATGCGATCAACGTCTCCGCAAGAATCGGATAGCGCCGAAGAAACACTGGATGCGACCGAAACGGCAGGATTTGGAGATGCATCGCTTagggaagcaaacaaaccatctAAGCCCGTATCCCGTAAAAGCATGCCGGCAGGATCAAAGGTATCCGATGGGGCAACACCACTCCACACGATGTCTGCCCGCAAAAGCCTTCCGGCCAACGTGAAACCATCGATTTCCGATGCTGCACCGAGCCAGGCAAAGGCAGCTGCAACGTCTGCTGGGAATGTTTCGGTGGAGAAAGAAGTGGTTGAAGAATCCGATGATGAAGATATGTTCCACGATACTGTGGAGATAGTTATTCCCGATGAGCAAACAAGTCAATCTGCCTCGCCCAACGGCAAATCGAATGAACTGTCCGATCAAATCATCACGAATAAACAAGACATTCCCGATgaacaacagaacaacaaggaggaggaggaggaggaggatggtgaCGTGAACAGCATTGACGATGGCGAAAAGAAGCATGGCCGTAAATCAATGCCAACCGTCCCGCTCACTTCGGCCCAGTTCTACCTTGGAGGGGCAAAGAAACGTAACACGATTGCCGTGGGCAATACCATGCCGAGCTCCGCCGAGCCTAAGCCGACGAAGGAACAACACGTGCCCGCCGAAGAAAACAGCAAATTATCGCCCTCTACACAGTCTTCGTCCCTGGTGACTAATCCTTTCGCAAAGATAAAGTCTCCGGCTGCAAAGTCCGGTAGCCGTTTGTCGCTGGATTCGTCGGTTCCGGCAGTGGTTGACAAAACGGtaacaaaaaagcgaaactcgTTGCCATCGACCGCAGAAAATGGTCGAGAGGTGCAATCAGATGCCATGGAGGTGGATGAGGAATTGGACGAGGcagaaaaagaaccaaaaatcGATTCGGCGGACGAAGGCAATAGTGATGGTGACGAAAAGAGCGATGAGGAAGAGCAAGAAAAATCTTCACCACATAttaagaagcagcagcagcccaaagCTGCCAAACCGTTGGAAGCGTTCGATCTGGAAGCCGTGCTGTCCCGTTGCAACGAAGTGGTGCGTGCGACGAAGGAGCGCAAGAAGCAGAGTGCCTCCGcgttgcagaagaagaag GATCAAAAGAAGCGACTGCGCGAGCGTGAGGTTTCCGATCAGGCGACAGACGATGGGGAGggtcagcaggagcagaaacGTAACCATGTCACAACGGACGAGGAAAAGGGAGTGGATAcaaagatgcagcagcaggaccggAGTGATGGGGATGGCGcttcgaagaagaaaaagcgcaagaagaaggtgaagaactATTTGCTGGAAGAGCTGGCCGAAGTGAAGAAAGATCGCGTTGCTCAGGCCCTGCAGCACAAGCTCGAACAGATCGAACGCCGTAAACAGCTGAAAAAGGAGCGTCGCCAAGCAAAGAAAATGTTGCAGAATGGGGAAAACGGGGCCGACAGTCCGGCGGTTGGTATTGGCGCCAAACTGGAGAAAGTAAaacgcaaaaaggaaaagaaggaagcgatACGCAAACTGCTAAATGGGTCGACCGAGGAAGTAACCGTCGAGGAGCCACCAAAGCCCATTGTGCGTGCTGCCGTATCGGCCTATGCCGCATTACGTCTCACTGAAACAATCCAAGTATCCGATGCTCCAAACGCCGTCTCGAACGGCACCTCTTCCAACAGTGTtggaaagaagcagaagcatgctgctgcatcgcaacAAAAGCCACGGAAGGGAGAAACGATGCAAGCATCAACATCCGCTACCGTTCCGAAGAAGAGCCTGAGTGTAACGGATGCCACCATCCATGAAGATGCTAAACGGAAGACTGCAGCAGTTGCCGTTGTGTCGCACAGCGATGGTCAACTAGTGGTTGGCAAGAAGGCAAAAGTGCGTGCTGCTCATGGCGCGtttgaacagcagcaacagtcgcaACCGAAGAAGGTGGTACCGGTTTTGGGAGAACAGAAAAACAACGATTTGCCGGTCAAGTCCTCGAAGAAATCGCAACTCCTGAAGCTGAAACCCGGCAAAGCGGCAGCGGAAGCTTCGGTGTTGGAAAACCCTGTCACAAAGAAGGAGAAACTCAATTCAAAGGTGGCAATCAAATCATCGGCAAGTCTACCGCCGCCCACTGCTACAATCGTTTCAAAAGCCCTCCGTGAAGTGCGAGCCACATTCGATCATTCGAAAGAAGTTAAAGCattgaaagagaagaaaaagctaaagaaaacacaaaacgaaaatgtTAATGAAGCCGCAAACGGCACGCCTGCCCCAGTTGTAAAGCtgacgaaacgaaagcgatcgctcgaggatggtggtgccaccgTCGCCGGTCCGCTAACACCAAAACCACCGGCAAAACAGAGCAAACTTAAAGCGTTGCAACGATTGGTCAACGATTTCGTCGAGATTTCCGTTACGCCCGAGAAGGAGCGTTTGCGGCGCAACTTTGGCTTCGAAGAGCGACAGGCGACACCCAAACCGGTCGGTTTTAAGGTACGATCCGTGCTGCcaacggaagcagaagaattACGTTCCATGGGCGAAGGTGGTCGTAAAATGAAGGGAAAGCCATCGGGTGCTTCCATACCGGAGCCCAACCATAGCCTTCCACTGCCCGTTTGGACCAGTTCCGGATTCTTCTTGGAGCAAGATGATCTTCCGAAGAAATCCAACAAAACTGCCGCTGGAGCCGGGGCACCGCCAAAACGGGATACTGATAAGGCGAACAACAACTACATACCGGTAAAGGAGCATCGCGGCTTCAAGCTGAAAACGTTGCGACAGGGTGGTTCCAAGGGTGGCGCCGCAGCAAACCCTAACCGTATCGATACATCCACCGTCAGCAGCTCCATTCTTAGCTTCAAACGACAGCAGCTGCTCGACCGGACGGCTCATTTGCGCGAGAAGAAGGCGAAGTAA